A stretch of Haloprofundus halophilus DNA encodes these proteins:
- a CDS encoding amidohydrolase: MSQSEFDYVGFRRDLHRHPEPAWREFYTTARIVDELEKRDLDGLFVGREALADDRPGVPDDAELDEWFERAREAGAREDVLEKLEGGYTGAVAVVEKGEGPTVALRVDIDALPITEADEDDHAPVSGDFRSENEGFMHACGHDAHATIGLGVLDAIIDSDFSGTFKVFFQPSEEIVSGGGPMADSGHLDDVDYLLAVHIGLDHPSGEIVAGVDGFLAVHHFRAEFTGHPAHAGARPEEGDNAVQAMAAAIQNLYAIPRHADGATRINAGLVGGGTATNIIPEESFIDGEVRGETTELMEYMQEKAYRVMEAAAEMHGCEVSLTTEGEAPSARSDDALVNVVSAVAGDNDGVTSLVERDALGGSEDATFLMQKVQDNGGKAAYVGVGTDHPGGHHTRTFDVNEDDLDLGIEVLADSILEVAATRP, encoded by the coding sequence ATGAGCCAAAGCGAGTTCGACTACGTCGGCTTCCGCCGCGACCTGCACCGCCACCCCGAACCGGCGTGGCGAGAGTTCTACACCACCGCCCGCATCGTCGACGAACTGGAGAAACGCGACCTCGACGGGTTGTTCGTCGGCCGAGAGGCGCTCGCCGACGACCGCCCCGGCGTCCCCGACGACGCGGAACTCGACGAGTGGTTCGAGCGGGCCCGCGAGGCCGGCGCGCGCGAGGACGTCCTCGAGAAACTGGAGGGCGGCTACACCGGCGCCGTCGCCGTCGTCGAGAAGGGCGAGGGGCCGACCGTCGCGCTCCGCGTCGACATCGACGCGCTGCCCATCACCGAGGCCGACGAGGACGACCACGCGCCGGTCTCGGGTGACTTCCGCTCGGAGAACGAGGGGTTCATGCACGCGTGCGGCCACGACGCCCACGCGACCATCGGTCTCGGCGTCCTCGACGCGATCATCGACAGCGACTTCTCGGGGACGTTCAAGGTGTTCTTCCAGCCGAGCGAGGAGATCGTCTCCGGCGGCGGCCCGATGGCCGACAGCGGCCACCTCGACGACGTGGACTACCTGCTGGCCGTCCACATCGGTCTCGACCACCCCTCGGGCGAGATCGTCGCGGGCGTCGACGGTTTTCTGGCCGTCCACCACTTCCGCGCGGAGTTCACCGGCCACCCCGCCCACGCCGGGGCGCGCCCCGAGGAGGGCGACAACGCGGTGCAGGCGATGGCCGCCGCGATTCAGAACCTCTACGCGATTCCCCGACACGCCGACGGCGCGACTCGAATCAACGCCGGCCTCGTCGGCGGCGGTACGGCGACGAACATCATCCCCGAGGAGTCGTTCATCGACGGCGAGGTCCGCGGCGAGACGACCGAACTGATGGAGTACATGCAGGAGAAGGCGTACCGCGTGATGGAGGCGGCCGCGGAGATGCACGGCTGTGAGGTGTCGCTGACGACGGAGGGCGAGGCCCCCAGCGCTCGTAGCGACGACGCACTCGTGAACGTCGTCTCCGCGGTCGCAGGCGACAACGACGGCGTCACCTCGCTCGTCGAACGCGACGCGCTCGGCGGCAGCGAGGACGCGACGTTCCTCATGCAGAAAGTACAGGACAACGGCGGGAAGGCCGCCTACGTCGGCGTCGGCACCGACCACCCCGGCGGCCACCACACCCGGACGTTCGACGTGAACGAAGACGACCTCGACTTGGGTATCGAGGTGCTCGCCGACTCGATTCTCGAAGTCGCGGCGACGCGGCCGTAG
- a CDS encoding geranylgeranyl reductase family protein, whose protein sequence is MTTHEYDVVVVGAGTAGCYAAATVANAGLDVAIVERKDEEEAGHIACGDALKGADAFPESIPKAQIQPAFTNTDVDHGRFEIPSHDTVLEIPVPGELAVIDRWEYGRLLIEGAENAGVEFHYDTVVQDVTQADDGTVTGVRGKHKGDVVEFEADVTIDGAGSLSLLQDKADLSGATFDTNVRYSQFCSAYREIVEVDEPVEWDDALVFKPTKRAAGYLWYFPRTSTTINAGLGFQMNEQPMKLVEDLKQDLRARPEFEGATVTDKLGAALPTRRPYDSATAPGFIAAGDAAGHVNPTTGGGIAGAAYAGKYAAEQAVRAIADGDVSEDALWHYNERVMDHFGGRYAGLDVYNVLSTAVDVDDLMGLLAALPGEKLAEALYSGKTSMSPLLMAQTAFKSAGYWREIKTFYQTKRLAEQLMNHYDRYPTRPSALSGWQIHRDDLMDRIYETTGAEAKY, encoded by the coding sequence ATGACTACGCACGAGTACGATGTCGTCGTCGTCGGCGCGGGGACCGCCGGTTGCTACGCCGCCGCGACGGTGGCGAACGCGGGACTCGACGTCGCTATCGTCGAGCGGAAGGACGAGGAAGAAGCGGGACACATCGCCTGCGGCGACGCGCTGAAGGGCGCGGACGCGTTCCCCGAGTCGATTCCGAAAGCGCAGATTCAGCCCGCGTTCACCAACACGGACGTCGACCACGGCCGCTTCGAGATACCGAGCCACGACACCGTGCTCGAAATCCCGGTCCCCGGCGAACTCGCGGTCATCGACCGCTGGGAGTACGGTCGCCTCCTCATCGAAGGTGCCGAAAACGCCGGCGTCGAGTTCCACTACGACACCGTCGTCCAGGACGTGACGCAGGCCGACGACGGCACCGTCACGGGCGTCCGCGGCAAGCACAAGGGCGACGTCGTCGAGTTCGAGGCCGACGTCACCATCGACGGCGCGGGTTCGCTGTCGCTTCTGCAGGACAAAGCCGACCTCTCGGGGGCGACGTTCGACACGAACGTCCGCTACTCGCAGTTCTGTTCGGCGTACCGCGAGATCGTCGAGGTCGACGAACCCGTCGAGTGGGACGACGCGCTCGTGTTCAAACCGACGAAGCGCGCGGCGGGCTACCTCTGGTACTTCCCGCGCACGTCGACGACCATCAACGCGGGTCTCGGTTTCCAGATGAACGAGCAGCCGATGAAACTCGTCGAGGACCTCAAACAGGACCTCCGCGCGCGCCCCGAGTTCGAGGGCGCGACGGTCACCGACAAACTCGGCGCGGCGCTGCCGACCCGCCGACCGTACGACTCCGCCACCGCGCCGGGGTTCATCGCCGCGGGCGACGCCGCGGGTCACGTCAACCCGACGACCGGCGGTGGCATCGCCGGGGCGGCCTACGCCGGAAAGTACGCCGCCGAGCAGGCCGTCCGCGCCATCGCGGACGGCGACGTATCCGAGGACGCGCTCTGGCACTACAACGAGCGCGTGATGGACCACTTCGGCGGCCGCTACGCCGGCCTCGACGTGTACAACGTCCTCTCGACGGCCGTCGACGTCGACGATCTGATGGGGCTGCTCGCGGCGCTGCCGGGCGAGAAACTCGCCGAGGCGCTGTACTCCGGCAAAACGTCGATGAGCCCGCTCCTGATGGCGCAGACCGCGTTCAAGAGCGCCGGCTACTGGCGGGAGATAAAGACGTTCTACCAGACGAAGCGACTCGCCGAGCAACTGATGAACCACTACGACCGCTACCCGACGCGCCCGAGCGCGCTCTCGGGGTGGCAGATCCACCGCGACGACCTGATGGACCGAATCTACGAGACGACCGGCGCGGAAGCGAAGTACTAG
- a CDS encoding ABC transporter ATP-binding protein: MEPAVHLDGITKRFPGVVANDDVDLLVERGSVHALLGENGAGKTTLMNVLYGLYEPTEGDVYVDGDGLEADDETTHRYVQPPRRFDSPGDAIDAGVGMIHQHFMLVDPMSVTENITLGNEPRKWGGLAVDGTRARREVVELCDRYGFDVDPDATIADVSVGVQQRVEILKALYRGADVLILDEPTAVLTPQEVEDLFAVFEELTAQGKTIIFITHKLGEAMHAADDITVLRDGRNVGTVAAADVTRERLAELMVGREVLETVEKPRVERGETVLSVDRLSAEDERGVEAVSDVSITVHEGEVFGIAGVDGNGQSELVEAITGLRKPTAGTVTFGRDDITAWSRQRRIDEGMAYIPEDRHERGLVMEFDLTENGLLGSQHSRPFAENGRIEWNRARTHAQDIIDEYDVRPPNRDAKAAAFSGGNQQKFIVGREFERDPSLVVATHPTRGVDIGSTEFIHDRLLDLRSAGKAVLLVSSKLEEVQGLSDRLAVMHDGEIMDVVDPETVTEEEIGLLMAGEQLPEESSATSLRAADGGERPGSGATDDAGPGDRTTDDDNAGATAGGESR; the protein is encoded by the coding sequence ATGGAACCGGCCGTCCATCTCGACGGAATCACCAAACGTTTTCCCGGCGTCGTCGCCAACGACGACGTCGACTTACTCGTCGAACGGGGGTCGGTACACGCGCTCCTCGGCGAGAACGGCGCGGGGAAGACGACGCTGATGAACGTCCTCTACGGACTGTACGAACCGACCGAGGGCGACGTTTACGTCGACGGCGACGGACTCGAAGCCGACGACGAGACGACCCACCGATACGTACAGCCACCCAGACGCTTCGACTCGCCGGGCGACGCCATCGACGCCGGCGTCGGGATGATCCACCAGCACTTCATGCTGGTCGACCCCATGAGCGTCACCGAGAACATCACCCTCGGCAACGAGCCCCGGAAGTGGGGCGGGCTGGCCGTCGACGGCACCCGCGCCCGCCGCGAGGTGGTCGAGCTCTGCGACCGCTACGGCTTCGACGTCGACCCCGACGCGACTATCGCCGACGTGAGCGTCGGCGTCCAGCAGCGCGTCGAGATTCTGAAGGCGCTCTACCGGGGCGCTGACGTCCTCATCCTCGACGAACCCACCGCGGTGCTGACGCCGCAGGAAGTCGAGGACCTCTTCGCCGTCTTCGAGGAGCTCACCGCACAGGGCAAGACCATCATCTTCATCACCCACAAGTTGGGCGAGGCGATGCACGCCGCCGACGACATCACCGTCCTCCGCGACGGGAGGAACGTCGGGACCGTCGCGGCCGCCGACGTGACCCGCGAACGGCTCGCGGAGCTGATGGTCGGCCGCGAAGTGTTGGAGACCGTCGAGAAACCGCGCGTCGAACGCGGCGAGACGGTCCTCTCGGTCGACCGCCTCTCCGCGGAGGACGAACGCGGCGTCGAAGCCGTCTCGGACGTCTCCATCACCGTCCACGAGGGGGAGGTGTTCGGCATCGCCGGCGTCGACGGCAACGGGCAGTCCGAGCTCGTCGAGGCCATCACCGGCCTCCGAAAGCCGACCGCCGGCACGGTCACTTTCGGGCGCGACGACATCACGGCGTGGTCGCGCCAGCGCCGCATCGACGAGGGGATGGCGTACATCCCCGAGGACCGCCACGAACGCGGCCTCGTGATGGAGTTCGACCTCACCGAGAACGGGCTGCTCGGCAGCCAGCACAGCCGGCCGTTCGCCGAGAACGGGCGCATCGAGTGGAACCGAGCGCGGACCCACGCCCAGGACATCATCGACGAGTACGACGTTCGCCCGCCGAACCGCGACGCGAAGGCCGCCGCCTTCTCGGGCGGCAACCAGCAGAAGTTCATCGTCGGCCGCGAGTTCGAGCGCGACCCGTCGCTCGTCGTCGCCACCCACCCGACCCGCGGCGTCGACATCGGGTCGACGGAGTTCATCCACGACCGACTGCTCGACCTGCGGTCGGCCGGCAAGGCCGTACTGTTGGTCTCCTCGAAACTCGAAGAGGTTCAGGGGCTCTCGGACCGCCTCGCGGTGATGCACGACGGCGAGATAATGGACGTCGTCGACCCCGAGACGGTCACCGAGGAGGAGATCGGCCTGCTGATGGCGGGCGAGCAGTTGCCCGAGGAGTCGTCGGCGACGAGCCTCCGTGCCGCCGACGGCGGCGAGAGACCGGGCAGCGGGGCCACCGACGACGCGGGGCCGGGCGACCGGACCACCGACGACGACAACGCGGGCGCCACCGCCGGGGGTGAGAGCCGATGA
- a CDS encoding ABC transporter permease, producing the protein MSAGDWRARGRSALERLVRASAFERVLISTAALVLSMFVGVLIVLAAGRMTTCTTAATTFFGVGFCYDPFAVYDSLFLGALGNPINPLFQPLQGQLAPPFREGWTPLNGQMAVTLRETTILIFTGLGVALAFRAGIFNIGMQGQLVVGALATALTVLWASSLVSGLVGTLVLVPFGLVVGALAGGLFAAIPGALKAYADANEVITTIMLNFVATSVALFLVANPFKDPESPANETVGLPEFATIPPILYEPRDDFSIIALGIALALVGASYYLLEHTSFGYDIRTSGIQPEAAEYGGVDAARTIVSSMTLSGAIGGVGGAMYVLMILGNYQTGVPAYGFDGITVSILAGNNPLGVGFAALLFGILKSGSIIVDVSTDVPPQLVGVLRGLIILFVAMPEFFRLIGQKFVVDSSDERPVATDGGVVTDDSAAATGGERNE; encoded by the coding sequence ATGAGCGCCGGCGACTGGCGCGCGCGCGGTCGGAGCGCGCTCGAGCGACTCGTCCGCGCCTCGGCGTTCGAGCGGGTGCTCATCAGCACCGCCGCGCTCGTGCTCTCGATGTTCGTCGGCGTCCTCATCGTCCTCGCCGCCGGTCGGATGACGACGTGTACGACCGCGGCGACGACGTTCTTCGGCGTCGGCTTCTGTTACGACCCCTTCGCCGTCTACGACAGCCTCTTCCTCGGCGCGCTCGGCAACCCCATCAACCCGCTGTTCCAACCCCTGCAGGGGCAACTCGCGCCGCCGTTCCGCGAGGGGTGGACGCCGCTGAACGGACAGATGGCGGTCACGCTCCGCGAGACGACGATTCTCATCTTCACCGGCCTCGGCGTCGCGCTCGCGTTCCGCGCGGGCATCTTCAACATCGGGATGCAGGGTCAGTTGGTCGTCGGCGCGCTGGCGACGGCGCTCACCGTCCTCTGGGCCTCCTCGCTGGTCTCGGGTCTCGTCGGCACGCTCGTGCTCGTCCCGTTCGGCCTCGTCGTCGGCGCGCTCGCCGGCGGCCTGTTCGCCGCGATTCCGGGGGCGTTGAAGGCGTACGCCGACGCCAACGAAGTCATCACGACCATCATGCTGAACTTCGTGGCGACGAGCGTCGCGCTGTTCCTCGTCGCGAACCCGTTCAAGGACCCCGAGAGCCCGGCCAACGAGACGGTCGGTCTCCCGGAGTTCGCCACCATCCCGCCGATTCTGTACGAACCGCGCGACGACTTCTCGATTATCGCGCTCGGAATCGCGCTCGCGCTCGTCGGCGCGTCGTACTACCTGCTCGAACACACGTCGTTCGGCTACGACATCCGCACGAGCGGCATCCAACCCGAAGCCGCCGAGTACGGCGGCGTCGACGCCGCGCGGACCATCGTCTCCAGCATGACGCTGTCGGGCGCTATCGGCGGCGTCGGCGGCGCGATGTACGTGCTCATGATTCTCGGCAACTACCAGACCGGCGTCCCGGCGTACGGCTTCGACGGCATCACCGTCTCGATTCTGGCGGGCAACAACCCCCTCGGCGTCGGCTTCGCCGCGCTGCTGTTCGGCATCCTGAAGAGCGGCTCCATCATCGTCGACGTGAGTACGGACGTGCCGCCGCAACTCGTCGGCGTGCTCCGGGGGCTCATCATCCTCTTCGTGGCGATGCCGGAGTTCTTCCGACTCATCGGACAGAAGTTCGTCGTCGACAGCTCCGACGAACGCCCCGTCGCGACCGATGGAGGGGTCGTGACCGACGACTCGGCCGCGGCGACCGGAGGTGAGCGAAATGAGTAA
- a CDS encoding ABC transporter permease, with product MSNATLSRTSDLSTRRIAGIVALVAAAVFVLWGLVAPASTPGRILGVMFTKSALSATLRLSVPIAFAALGGIFAEKSGVINIGLEGLLIISAFVGVYATDVTGDIWLGLFVGVVASVLLAALFAVVCIEFRADQIIAGLAVWLIALGLAPFASQVIYGGPNTTSVQTFGTVTVPGLAGIPFFGALFDTSPIVYLMFVATAASWYTLNRTSFGRWVVASGENPQALDTAGVDVNRVRYAAVLISGLLAGIGGAALSLSLGQFVGNGQTMVNGKGFIAIVAYLFGNYNPVGALLSTFLFAGLDALQLRLQAAAIIAVPQSLVRTIPYVAVIVVLALFGKTRLPEAAGEHYESGEDR from the coding sequence ATGAGTAACGCGACGCTCAGCCGCACCTCCGACCTCTCGACGCGGCGCATCGCGGGCATCGTCGCGCTCGTCGCCGCCGCCGTCTTCGTGCTGTGGGGGCTCGTCGCCCCGGCGTCGACGCCGGGGCGCATCCTCGGCGTCATGTTCACCAAGAGCGCGCTCTCGGCGACGCTTCGGCTCTCGGTTCCCATCGCCTTCGCGGCGCTGGGCGGCATCTTCGCCGAGAAGAGCGGCGTCATCAACATCGGCCTCGAAGGGCTGCTCATCATCTCGGCGTTCGTCGGCGTCTACGCGACGGACGTGACGGGCGACATCTGGCTCGGCCTGTTCGTCGGCGTCGTCGCCAGCGTGCTGTTGGCGGCGCTGTTCGCCGTCGTCTGCATCGAGTTCCGCGCCGACCAGATCATCGCGGGCCTCGCGGTGTGGCTCATCGCGCTCGGACTCGCGCCGTTCGCCTCGCAGGTCATCTACGGCGGCCCGAACACCACGAGCGTGCAGACCTTCGGCACCGTCACGGTGCCCGGCCTCGCGGGTATCCCCTTCTTCGGCGCGCTGTTCGACACGTCGCCGATAGTCTACCTGATGTTCGTCGCCACCGCGGCGTCGTGGTACACGCTGAACCGCACGTCGTTCGGCCGCTGGGTCGTCGCCAGCGGGGAGAACCCGCAGGCGCTCGACACCGCGGGCGTCGACGTGAACCGCGTCCGCTACGCGGCAGTGCTCATCTCCGGGTTGCTCGCGGGCATCGGCGGTGCGGCGCTGTCGCTCAGCCTCGGCCAGTTCGTCGGCAACGGGCAGACGATGGTGAACGGGAAGGGGTTCATCGCCATCGTCGCCTACCTGTTCGGCAACTACAACCCCGTCGGCGCGCTGCTGTCGACGTTCCTCTTCGCCGGACTGGACGCGCTGCAACTGCGCCTGCAGGCGGCGGCCATCATCGCCGTCCCGCAGTCGCTCGTGCGGACGATTCCGTACGTGGCGGTCATCGTCGTGCTCGCGCTGTTCGGGAAGACGCGACTCCCGGAAGCGGCGGGCGAACACTACGAGTCGGGCGAAGACCGGTAG
- a CDS encoding alpha/beta fold hydrolase: MTSVASTDRATSSDGTEIAYERTGDGPPLVLVHGTAGDHTDWQRVRPALDERFAVYALDRRGRGESVDTAKYALERELEDVAAVVDSVDEPVVLLGHSAGALYALEATLRTDNVERLVLYEPPIAEVGERLVPAETVARIEAHLDDGDREEAFTVFLREAAGESREDIEALKAAPAWGVGLETAHTIPREIRAIDDYRFDSDRFAAFTVPTLLLSGGESPPFMERATALVDKALPNTRVVTLPGAGHEAMNTAPESFVETVVESLRSPG; encoded by the coding sequence ATGACCAGCGTCGCGTCGACAGACCGCGCAACGTCGAGCGACGGGACCGAAATCGCGTACGAACGAACCGGCGACGGGCCACCGCTCGTCTTGGTTCACGGGACCGCCGGCGACCACACCGACTGGCAGCGAGTGCGCCCGGCACTCGACGAACGGTTCGCCGTCTACGCGCTCGACCGACGCGGCCGAGGTGAGAGCGTCGACACCGCGAAGTACGCGCTCGAACGGGAGCTCGAAGACGTCGCTGCGGTCGTCGATTCGGTCGACGAACCGGTCGTCCTGCTCGGTCACTCCGCCGGGGCGCTCTACGCGCTGGAAGCCACGCTGCGAACCGACAACGTCGAACGGCTGGTGCTGTACGAACCGCCGATTGCCGAGGTCGGAGAGCGTCTCGTCCCCGCAGAGACCGTTGCCCGCATCGAAGCTCACCTCGACGACGGTGACCGCGAAGAGGCGTTCACGGTGTTTCTTCGGGAGGCCGCCGGCGAGTCGCGGGAGGATATCGAGGCCCTGAAAGCCGCTCCGGCGTGGGGCGTCGGCCTCGAAACGGCGCACACTATTCCGCGGGAGATTCGCGCCATCGACGACTACCGATTCGACTCCGACCGGTTCGCGGCGTTCACGGTCCCGACGCTGCTTCTGTCCGGTGGCGAAAGCCCGCCGTTCATGGAGCGAGCGACCGCGCTCGTCGACAAGGCCCTGCCGAACACCCGAGTCGTCACGCTTCCGGGGGCAGGCCACGAGGCGATGAACACCGCGCCCGAATCGTTCGTCGAGACGGTGGTCGAGTCGCTGCGCTCTCCGGGGTGA
- a CDS encoding FAD-binding oxidoreductase: protein MSSHGRPPTDDRRPTLGPEALDAFADAFGGEILLPSDAGYDDARRIWNGMIDKRPAVIARCSGTADVVAAVRFARERDLPLAVRGGGHNVAGTAVCDDGLVVDLSGMDGVFVDPDARRVRAQGGATLGDVDRETLLFGLATALGVVSETGIAGLTLNGGVGHLRRKYGLSLDNLVSVELVTADGSVVTASESANPDLFWAIRGGGGNFGVVTAFEYELHEVGPEVFGLFVWHRGDDARAVLDAFRDYAADASRDGSVVPFYATVPELDEFPEEARGESAVVFLGCYDGPAEDAEAEFETLRTVVDPLVDFSGVMAYTALQSMLDEDYPDGLRYYWKASYVTELTDDVVDLVIRYGRESPSTLSTVDVWHLGGAISDVAPEETAFWHRDAPFMVTFEANWEDPETDDANVAWARNGLAELREMDVAAGAYGNFPGFGEDPARTLFGENYERLVEVKREYDPENVFRLNQNVAPKPATGDVR from the coding sequence ATGTCTTCGCACGGACGACCCCCGACAGACGACCGACGGCCGACGCTCGGTCCCGAGGCTCTCGACGCGTTCGCCGACGCCTTCGGCGGGGAGATACTGCTCCCGTCCGACGCGGGGTACGACGACGCGCGCCGCATCTGGAACGGGATGATAGACAAGCGTCCGGCGGTCATCGCTCGCTGCTCGGGGACCGCCGACGTCGTCGCCGCGGTGCGGTTCGCCCGCGAGCGCGACCTCCCGCTCGCGGTCCGCGGCGGCGGCCACAACGTCGCGGGCACCGCCGTCTGCGACGACGGCCTCGTCGTCGACCTCTCGGGGATGGACGGCGTGTTCGTCGACCCCGACGCGCGGCGGGTCCGCGCGCAGGGCGGCGCGACGCTCGGCGACGTCGACCGCGAGACCCTGCTGTTCGGTCTCGCCACCGCACTCGGCGTCGTCTCCGAGACGGGTATCGCCGGACTCACCCTGAACGGCGGGGTCGGACATCTCCGCCGGAAGTACGGCCTCTCGCTCGACAACCTCGTCTCGGTCGAACTCGTCACCGCCGACGGCTCGGTGGTGACCGCCAGCGAGTCGGCGAACCCGGACCTCTTCTGGGCGATTCGCGGCGGCGGCGGCAACTTCGGCGTCGTCACCGCCTTCGAGTACGAACTCCACGAGGTCGGACCGGAGGTGTTCGGACTGTTCGTCTGGCACCGCGGCGACGACGCGCGAGCGGTGCTCGACGCCTTCCGCGACTACGCCGCCGACGCCTCCCGAGACGGCAGCGTCGTCCCGTTCTACGCGACGGTTCCCGAACTCGACGAGTTCCCGGAGGAGGCGCGGGGCGAGTCGGCGGTCGTGTTCCTCGGCTGCTACGACGGTCCGGCCGAAGACGCGGAAGCCGAGTTCGAGACGCTGCGAACCGTCGTCGACCCGCTGGTCGACTTCAGCGGCGTGATGGCGTACACGGCGCTTCAGTCGATGCTCGACGAGGACTACCCCGACGGACTCCGCTACTACTGGAAGGCCAGTTACGTGACGGAACTCACCGACGACGTCGTCGACCTCGTGATTCGATACGGACGCGAGAGTCCGTCGACGCTGTCGACGGTCGACGTCTGGCACCTCGGCGGCGCGATTTCCGACGTCGCCCCCGAGGAGACGGCGTTCTGGCACCGGGACGCGCCGTTCATGGTCACGTTCGAGGCGAACTGGGAGGACCCCGAGACCGACGACGCGAACGTCGCGTGGGCTCGAAACGGCCTCGCCGAACTCCGAGAGATGGACGTCGCCGCCGGCGCGTACGGTAACTTCCCCGGCTTCGGCGAGGACCCCGCGCGGACGCTGTTCGGCGAGAACTACGAGCGGTTAGTCGAGGTAAAGCGCGAGTACGACCCGGAGAACGTGTTCAGGCTGAACCAGAACGTCGCGCCGAAACCGGCGACCGGGGATGTCCGATGA